The Paenibacillus macerans genome includes a window with the following:
- a CDS encoding ribulokinase codes for MGKETEPRYAIGIDFGTASGRAVLVDAADGRELAWHATPYPHGVMEEELIGCGIRLGPEWALQHPGDYVEVLRRSVPEVLRAAGVSPGQVIGIGVDFTSCTMLPVDEAGTPLFLKEGFRREPHAYVKLWKHHAAQEEADLINAVAATRGEAFLSRYGGKISSEWMFPKALQVLREAPEVYAAADRFVEAADWIVFWMTGELKRSSGCAGYKALWHSGEGYPSAAFCRALDPRFESFAETKLRGEIAKLDGAAGRLTAEAAAVMGLRPGIAVAPGMIDAHAAVPGVGATKPGQMVLSMGTSLCHLLLSGKEVAVEGICGVARDGIIPGLYAYEAGQAAVGDLFGWYVQQAVPAYAEQAAAREGVTVHEWLERRASRLQPGEHGLAALDWWNGNRSVLVNAHLSGLIMGLTLQTKPEEIYRALLEATAFGTRKVIETFEAAGVEVRELFACGGLPGKNRLLMQIFADVTGREIKIAASAQTPALGAAMLGAVAAGSRCGGYDRIEEAAGHMARVQEAAYRPNPAHKAVYDLLYREYTELHDLFGRGGSEAMARLKRLQRTAAAAGEQRDPELPGMDGGRAKGSGRR; via the coding sequence ATGGGCAAGGAGACGGAACCGCGTTATGCGATCGGAATCGATTTCGGAACCGCATCGGGGCGGGCGGTGCTTGTTGATGCGGCGGACGGACGGGAGCTGGCCTGGCATGCAACCCCTTATCCGCACGGTGTAATGGAGGAGGAACTCATCGGCTGCGGTATCCGGCTTGGCCCGGAGTGGGCGCTCCAACACCCCGGCGATTACGTGGAGGTGCTGCGGCGGTCCGTACCGGAGGTGCTGCGCGCAGCGGGCGTTTCCCCCGGGCAAGTGATCGGCATCGGCGTCGATTTCACCTCCTGCACGATGCTCCCGGTGGATGAAGCGGGAACCCCGCTGTTCTTAAAAGAAGGATTCCGCCGCGAGCCGCACGCATACGTCAAACTGTGGAAGCATCACGCCGCCCAGGAGGAGGCGGACCTGATCAACGCCGTGGCGGCAACGCGTGGCGAAGCTTTTCTCAGCCGCTATGGCGGAAAAATCTCCTCCGAGTGGATGTTCCCCAAAGCGCTGCAAGTGCTGCGCGAAGCTCCTGAGGTGTACGCTGCGGCGGATCGTTTCGTCGAAGCGGCGGACTGGATCGTGTTCTGGATGACCGGGGAGCTGAAGCGCAGCAGCGGCTGCGCCGGCTATAAAGCGCTGTGGCACTCCGGGGAGGGATACCCCTCCGCGGCGTTTTGCCGGGCGCTTGATCCGCGGTTCGAAAGCTTCGCGGAGACCAAGCTGCGCGGGGAGATCGCGAAGCTGGATGGGGCCGCGGGCCGGTTGACGGCCGAGGCGGCGGCCGTGATGGGGCTGCGCCCCGGCATCGCCGTCGCTCCGGGGATGATCGACGCCCATGCGGCCGTCCCCGGCGTCGGCGCTACGAAGCCGGGGCAGATGGTGCTGTCTATGGGAACGTCGCTCTGCCACCTTTTGCTCAGCGGCAAGGAGGTGGCGGTAGAAGGGATCTGCGGCGTGGCCAGGGACGGTATTATCCCCGGACTGTACGCTTATGAGGCCGGGCAGGCGGCGGTCGGCGATTTGTTTGGCTGGTACGTGCAGCAGGCTGTGCCGGCGTATGCCGAACAGGCCGCTGCACGCGAAGGCGTGACGGTGCACGAATGGCTGGAGCGGCGGGCAAGCCGGCTGCAGCCGGGGGAACACGGACTGGCTGCGCTCGATTGGTGGAACGGCAACCGCTCCGTACTCGTCAATGCCCATCTCAGCGGCTTGATCATGGGCTTGACGCTGCAAACGAAACCGGAGGAAATTTACCGCGCGTTGCTTGAAGCGACCGCTTTCGGCACCCGCAAAGTGATCGAAACCTTTGAGGCGGCGGGCGTGGAGGTGCGCGAGCTGTTTGCCTGCGGCGGCTTGCCCGGGAAAAACCGGCTGCTGATGCAAATATTCGCCGATGTTACCGGCCGCGAAATCAAGATCGCCGCTTCCGCGCAGACGCCTGCGCTCGGCGCGGCGATGCTGGGCGCGGTAGCCGCAGGTTCGCGCTGCGGCGGTTACGATCGCATCGAGGAAGCGGCGGGGCATATGGCCCGGGTGCAGGAGGCGGCCTATCGCCCGAACCCGGCGCACAAGGCGGTGTATGACCTGTTATACAGGGAGTACACCGAGCTGCACGATCTGTTCGGGCGCGGAGGCAGCGAGGCGATGGCGCGGCTGAAGCGGCTGCAGCGGACGGCCGCGGCGGCAGGAGAACAGCGCGATCCCGAGCTGCCCGGGATGGACGGCGGCCGCGCCAAAGGAAGCGGACGCCGGTGA